From Roseburia hominis, the proteins below share one genomic window:
- a CDS encoding Flp1 family type IVb pilin, producing MYRIKFRVGETLAEERGISTVELILVLVVIIGLVIIFKSQLTSLVESIFSKITSESAGI from the coding sequence ATGTACCGGATTAAGTTTCGGGTAGGAGAGACGCTTGCAGAAGAGCGGGGAATATCAACAGTGGAGTTGATTTTGGTGCTGGTCGTTATTATCGGTCTGGTAATTATATTTAAGTCACAGCTTACCAGTCTGGTAGAGTCTATTTTCTCTAAGATTACAAGCGAGAGTGCCGGTATCTAG
- a CDS encoding type II secretion system F family protein: MQSLHTGKSYWQQEITRREYSLAAVKGAAVVVGITFLFYGDIRWLILPAPLGVLYYRRCVAQCVRKKRQDFEKQFRDALESLSAELNIGYSMENAVKEVLNDLRVMYSEQSLICREFTYMVRQLNLNVTAEQAWRDLEKRVCLPEVSGFVTIFIQAKRSGGDSIMIIRNAVKQMTDKADVKREIETVIAAKKLEFQVMSVIPFGIIGYMRFSFPEFMGLLYGNLFGVCFMSICLGLYLAAWKLGSRIVDIQV, translated from the coding sequence GTGCAGAGCTTACACACCGGGAAAAGCTACTGGCAGCAGGAAATCACAAGGCGGGAATATAGCCTGGCAGCGGTAAAGGGCGCAGCGGTGGTGGTAGGCATTACCTTCCTGTTTTACGGTGATATCCGGTGGCTGATTCTTCCGGCTCCGCTGGGGGTACTGTATTATCGAAGATGTGTCGCACAGTGTGTACGTAAAAAACGGCAGGATTTTGAGAAGCAGTTTCGGGACGCGCTTGAATCGTTGTCTGCGGAGCTGAATATAGGCTACTCCATGGAGAACGCGGTAAAGGAAGTGCTGAATGATCTGCGGGTCATGTATTCCGAGCAATCCCTGATCTGCAGGGAGTTCACGTATATGGTTCGGCAGCTTAATCTGAATGTGACAGCGGAACAGGCCTGGCGGGATCTGGAAAAGAGGGTGTGTCTGCCGGAAGTATCCGGGTTTGTTACCATTTTCATTCAGGCAAAACGAAGCGGCGGGGACAGTATCATGATTATTCGGAATGCAGTAAAGCAGATGACGGACAAGGCCGACGTTAAACGGGAGATCGAGACCGTGATTGCGGCAAAGAAATTGGAATTTCAGGTCATGTCGGTGATCCCTTTTGGAATTATTGGGTATATGCGTTTTAGTTTTCCGGAGTTTATGGGACTGCTTTACGGTAACCTGTTTGGAGTCTGTTTTATGAGTATTTGTCTAGGTCTTTATCTGGCAGCCTGGAAACTGGGAAGCCGGATTGTAGATATTCAGGTGTGA
- a CDS encoding CpaF family protein, translating to MLRAEQLHEQILARMDMSHEMKDEELLNLIHQLLEEKSREEFIPLKEKAALGKELFNSFRKLDILQELIEDETITEIMINGTSCIFIEKGGRIYQSDKRFLSRGKLEDVVQQMVADCNRIVNEASPIVDARLADGSRVNVVLPPVAIDGPIVTIRKFPPGRITLKTLIQLQAISREAADYLVRLVQAGYNIFISGGTGSGKTTFLNALSDYIPKEERVITIEDNAELQIRTLPNLVRLEARNANVEGIGEISIRDLIRTALRMRPDRIIVGEVRGKEAIDMLQAFNTGHDGSLCTGHSNSPRDMLSRLETMVLMGMDLPLPAIQRQIASGIDIMVHIGRLRDKSRKILEIMEVLGYEEGEIQLKTLFSFQEAKETKDGRIKGTWVKCAELTHREKLLAAGNHKAGI from the coding sequence ATGCTTCGCGCAGAACAACTTCATGAGCAGATACTGGCAAGAATGGATATGTCTCATGAGATGAAGGATGAGGAACTTCTGAATCTGATTCATCAGCTATTAGAGGAAAAATCCAGAGAGGAATTCATACCGCTTAAGGAAAAAGCAGCTTTGGGAAAAGAATTATTCAACTCGTTTCGTAAATTAGATATTTTACAGGAACTAATTGAAGATGAGACGATCACCGAGATTATGATTAACGGGACAAGCTGTATTTTTATTGAAAAGGGTGGAAGGATCTACCAGTCTGACAAGAGGTTTTTAAGTCGGGGAAAGCTGGAGGATGTGGTGCAGCAGATGGTCGCGGATTGTAACCGAATCGTAAATGAGGCCTCGCCAATCGTGGATGCAAGGCTGGCAGATGGTTCTCGTGTGAATGTGGTTCTTCCTCCTGTAGCCATAGATGGACCGATTGTTACGATCAGAAAGTTTCCGCCGGGCAGGATTACTTTAAAGACGCTGATACAGCTTCAGGCGATCAGCCGGGAAGCTGCAGATTATCTGGTGCGGCTGGTGCAGGCAGGGTACAACATCTTTATAAGCGGAGGAACGGGCTCCGGAAAGACTACGTTTTTAAATGCATTGTCAGACTATATTCCCAAAGAGGAAAGGGTCATTACGATTGAAGATAATGCGGAACTTCAGATCAGAACGCTGCCTAATCTGGTCAGGCTGGAGGCGCGCAATGCGAATGTGGAAGGGATAGGGGAGATTTCTATTCGCGACTTGATTCGCACGGCCCTGCGAATGAGACCAGATAGAATTATCGTGGGCGAGGTCCGGGGAAAGGAAGCCATCGATATGCTGCAAGCCTTCAACACAGGTCATGACGGCTCTCTGTGCACCGGACACAGCAACAGTCCGAGGGATATGTTAAGCCGACTGGAGACGATGGTGCTGATGGGAATGGATCTTCCGCTTCCGGCGATTCAGAGGCAGATTGCGTCGGGAATAGACATTATGGTACATATCGGAAGACTCAGGGATAAGAGCAGGAAGATACTGGAGATTATGGAGGTACTGGGATATGAAGAAGGAGAAATCCAGCTTAAAACGTTGTTTTCCTTTCAGGAAGCGAAGGAGACGAAAGATGGCAGAATCAAAGGTACATGGGTGAAATGTGCAGAGCTTACACACCGGGAAAAGCTACTGGCAGCAGGAAATCACAAGGCGGGAATATAG
- a CDS encoding pro-sigmaK processing inhibitor BofA family protein, translated as MEKKTPFIVNFVIRAILGMAVIFFVNQYLDFRNIPVSVGLNLISFLTTGTLGIPGVCMLYGIMFYQFM; from the coding sequence ATGGAGAAAAAGACACCGTTTATTGTGAATTTTGTCATACGAGCAATTTTGGGTATGGCAGTCATATTCTTTGTAAATCAATACCTGGACTTTAGAAACATTCCTGTTTCTGTTGGCCTTAATCTGATTTCGTTTTTGACAACCGGAACATTGGGAATTCCCGGGGTCTGCATGCTTTACGGGATTATGTTTTATCAATTTATGTAA
- a CDS encoding dCMP deaminase family protein codes for MSGKRNDYISWDEYFMGVAMLSGRRSKDPNTQVGCCIVSADNKILSMGYNGLPRGCSDDEFPWEREGEPLETKYVYTVHSELNAILNYSGGSLEGAKLYVSLFPCNECAKAIIQSGIKEVIYDSDKYADTTSVMASKRMFDCAGVRYHNYHRTGRKIEIEL; via the coding sequence ATGAGTGGCAAAAGAAACGATTATATTTCCTGGGATGAATATTTTATGGGGGTTGCGATGCTCTCGGGCAGACGGTCGAAGGACCCGAATACCCAGGTGGGCTGTTGTATTGTAAGTGCGGATAATAAGATTTTGTCCATGGGGTATAATGGCCTGCCAAGAGGCTGTTCGGATGACGAATTTCCGTGGGAGCGGGAAGGCGAGCCGCTGGAGACGAAATATGTGTATACCGTGCACAGCGAACTGAATGCTATTTTAAATTACAGCGGGGGAAGTCTGGAAGGGGCGAAGCTCTATGTGTCGCTGTTCCCGTGTAACGAATGTGCGAAGGCGATTATTCAAAGTGGAATCAAAGAAGTGATTTATGACAGCGATAAATATGCGGATACGACTTCGGTCATGGCGTCGAAACGGATGTTTGACTGCGCCGGGGTGCGTTATCACAATTATCACCGGACGGGACGGAAGATCGAGATTGAGTTATAA
- a CDS encoding L-threonylcarbamoyladenylate synthase — METIIRKIDRTNINKDFIEEAGTILKQGGLVAFPTETVYGLGANALNEEAAKKTYAAKGRPSDNPLIVHIARTSDLEEIVEEIPPQAFGLAEVFWPGPLTMIFRKSACVPYGTTGGLDTVAVRMPDDEIARELILAGGGYISAPSANTSGRPSPTAAQHVEEDLEGKIEMILDGGSVEIGVESTIVDMTVTPPMILRPGAVTKEMLEEIVGEVAVDITLLSEDSTQAPKAPGMKYRHYAPKAEMILVEGEPREAVKAIKQIAYEQVRMGEKVGIIATNESVGSYTAGVVKSIGSRENERTVARSLYRVLREFDEENVRYIYSEVFPEVGIGTAVMNRLGKAAGHKTIRAEAITCLQKYHRIVFVSNSDNCRAPIAAALMERQPLLQEFQITSRGMVVLFPEPLSPRAEELLASRQIVLEGYEAVAFSDDILNEDTLVLTMEQAQKQKILGEYPKFKEVYTLGEFTGSGDEVPQVYGQPQEEYDRMFMLIEENVRKLADQLNEEAKCKYRVYTE, encoded by the coding sequence ATGGAAACGATAATCAGAAAAATTGACAGGACGAATATAAATAAAGATTTCATAGAAGAAGCGGGAACTATTTTAAAACAGGGCGGACTGGTGGCATTTCCGACGGAGACAGTCTACGGACTCGGGGCAAATGCGCTGAATGAAGAGGCAGCGAAAAAGACCTATGCTGCAAAGGGACGTCCTTCCGATAACCCGCTGATCGTTCATATTGCGAGAACCTCTGATCTGGAAGAGATCGTCGAAGAGATTCCGCCTCAGGCGTTCGGGCTTGCAGAGGTGTTCTGGCCGGGACCGCTGACTATGATTTTCCGCAAAAGTGCCTGCGTACCTTACGGGACGACGGGAGGACTGGATACGGTTGCAGTCCGTATGCCGGACGATGAGATCGCAAGGGAACTGATCCTGGCGGGGGGAGGGTATATTTCCGCACCCAGTGCCAATACTTCCGGGCGGCCAAGCCCTACAGCGGCACAGCATGTGGAGGAAGATCTAGAGGGCAAGATTGAGATGATTCTGGACGGCGGAAGCGTAGAGATTGGAGTAGAATCTACAATCGTGGATATGACGGTGACCCCACCGATGATCTTAAGGCCGGGAGCGGTCACAAAAGAGATGCTGGAGGAGATCGTCGGAGAGGTGGCGGTTGATATAACGCTGCTATCCGAGGACAGTACACAGGCACCGAAAGCCCCGGGCATGAAATACCGTCATTATGCGCCGAAAGCGGAGATGATTCTGGTAGAAGGAGAGCCCAGGGAAGCGGTCAAGGCGATAAAACAGATCGCCTATGAGCAGGTGCGTATGGGCGAAAAGGTCGGGATCATCGCGACGAATGAGTCTGTCGGATCCTATACTGCGGGCGTGGTAAAAAGCATTGGATCCCGTGAGAATGAACGCACGGTGGCGCGGAGTCTGTACCGGGTTCTGCGTGAGTTTGATGAGGAAAATGTAAGATATATTTATAGTGAGGTCTTTCCGGAGGTGGGGATCGGGACTGCGGTCATGAACCGTCTTGGAAAGGCTGCGGGACATAAGACGATTCGCGCGGAGGCCATCACCTGCCTTCAGAAGTATCATCGGATCGTATTTGTCAGCAACAGTGATAATTGCCGTGCGCCGATTGCAGCTGCGTTGATGGAGAGGCAGCCGCTTTTGCAGGAGTTCCAGATCACGTCAAGGGGAATGGTGGTGCTGTTTCCCGAACCGTTGAGCCCGCGGGCGGAGGAATTGCTGGCGAGCCGGCAGATCGTACTGGAAGGTTATGAGGCAGTCGCCTTTTCAGATGATATTCTGAACGAGGATACGCTGGTGCTTACCATGGAGCAGGCACAGAAGCAGAAGATTCTTGGTGAGTATCCAAAGTTTAAAGAAGTCTATACACTGGGAGAATTTACCGGCAGCGGGGACGAGGTGCCACAGGTCTACGGACAGCCCCAGGAGGAATATGATCGTATGTTCATGTTAATAGAGGAGAATGTCAGGAAACTGGCGGACCAGCTGAATGAGGAAGCAAAGTGCAAATATAGAGTGTATACAGAATAG
- a CDS encoding N-acetylmuramoyl-L-alanine amidase yields MQFVLTKLKWVAALACLLLIIYGSYTLSRYVVSEKVEEGEIEVVIDSGHGGDDPGKIGVNEALEKDINLAIALKVEKMLKKEGISVLMTRREDTGLEPEGSRNKKVEDMKARVKLINDTAPRLAVSIHQNSYPSGDIKGAQVFYFTHSTEGKEVAEILQNSLEVLDTENHRKAKANDTYYLLKRTEVPTVIVECGFLSNWEEAQRLTDETYQEQVAEAVCTGIMECLGKGGKEKGKKDKQ; encoded by the coding sequence TTGCAGTTTGTTTTAACGAAACTGAAGTGGGTGGCAGCGCTTGCCTGTCTGCTTTTGATCATTTACGGAAGTTATACATTGAGCCGCTATGTGGTATCTGAGAAAGTGGAGGAAGGGGAGATAGAGGTGGTAATCGATTCGGGGCACGGAGGGGATGATCCCGGAAAGATCGGCGTCAATGAGGCTTTGGAAAAAGATATCAACCTTGCGATTGCCCTGAAGGTGGAAAAGATGTTGAAAAAAGAGGGGATATCCGTTCTGATGACTCGCAGGGAGGATACGGGACTGGAGCCGGAGGGAAGCCGGAATAAAAAGGTGGAGGATATGAAAGCAAGGGTAAAGCTTATTAACGATACGGCGCCGCGCCTTGCCGTCAGCATACATCAGAACAGCTACCCGAGCGGAGATATCAAAGGCGCGCAGGTGTTTTATTTTACACACTCTACTGAGGGAAAAGAGGTGGCGGAAATACTTCAAAATTCGCTGGAGGTTCTGGATACCGAGAATCACCGGAAGGCGAAGGCCAACGATACATATTATCTTTTGAAGAGGACGGAGGTACCCACGGTAATCGTAGAATGTGGGTTCTTAAGTAACTGGGAAGAGGCGCAGAGATTGACAGACGAGACATATCAGGAGCAGGTGGCAGAGGCAGTGTGCACCGGAATTATGGAATGCCTGGGAAAAGGAGGCAAAGAAAAGGGTAAGAAAGATAAGCAGTAG